The following proteins come from a genomic window of Paenibacillus sp. CAA11:
- the rpe gene encoding ribulose-phosphate 3-epimerase — MIKIAPSILSADFSKLSAEVQEVEAGGADWIHVDVMDGHFVPNLTFGPMVMQSIAPDTTLPLDVHLMIEQPENYVPAFAKAGAHFITVHAEACVHLHRVIHLIKEHGVKAGVALNPGTPVSAIAEVLEYLDLVLIMTVNPGFGGQAFIPGTLRKIREVRELQVKYGIPELHVEVDGGITAETAPLVVEAGADVLVAGSAVFGRSDRASAIADLRSSIAVQGQ; from the coding sequence ATGATTAAAATAGCCCCATCCATTTTATCTGCGGATTTTTCCAAATTGAGCGCCGAGGTGCAGGAGGTGGAAGCTGGCGGAGCAGACTGGATCCATGTGGATGTCATGGACGGACATTTTGTGCCAAACCTGACGTTTGGACCGATGGTTATGCAGTCGATTGCTCCGGATACGACGCTTCCTCTAGATGTTCATTTAATGATTGAACAGCCTGAGAACTATGTTCCGGCGTTTGCTAAGGCAGGAGCTCATTTTATTACCGTTCATGCCGAGGCATGTGTACACCTGCACCGGGTGATTCATCTGATTAAGGAGCACGGAGTGAAGGCAGGGGTTGCCCTTAACCCGGGAACCCCGGTTTCGGCGATTGCTGAAGTGCTGGAATACTTGGATTTGGTCCTGATCATGACTGTAAATCCCGGTTTTGGAGGACAAGCCTTCATCCCTGGAACCTTGCGCAAGATTCGGGAGGTTCGCGAGCTCCAGGTGAAGTATGGAATTCCTGAGCTTCATGTTGAGGTCGATGGCGGAATTACGGCGGAGACTGCTCCGCTTGTCGTTGAAGCAGGAGCCGATGTGCTTGTTGCCGGCAGTGCGGTATTTGGCCGCAGCGACCGGGCATCTGCGATTGCGGATCTTCGCAGCAGTATTGCTGTACAAGGTCAATAA
- the rsgA gene encoding ribosome small subunit-dependent GTPase A yields MPEGLIVKALSGYYYVKPSGGLDQEWVQCRGRGIFKKKGITPLVGDHVLYTPTENGEGTVDEILPRETELIRPPVANARLAVLLFSLREPDLNLQLLDKFLVHIEHAGLRTLICLTKQDLLSGNEDGSAAELTRQTVELYRKIGYEVLVTSSLKGEGTEEVKRRLAGEISVFAGQSGVGKSSLLNAMLPGLQLETSEISLRLGRGRHTTRHVELIELDNGGFVADTPGFSQLDFLELGVEELSPCFREFEDYAAECKFRGCSHQHEPGCQVREAVERGEIASSRYEHYLQFYLEMKEKKRRY; encoded by the coding sequence ATGCCTGAAGGTCTAATCGTAAAAGCATTAAGCGGGTATTATTATGTGAAGCCGAGCGGAGGTCTGGACCAGGAATGGGTTCAATGCCGGGGCCGGGGGATCTTTAAGAAGAAGGGGATCACTCCGCTTGTCGGGGATCATGTGCTGTATACACCGACGGAGAACGGGGAAGGCACAGTGGATGAAATTCTGCCGCGGGAGACGGAGCTGATCCGTCCCCCCGTGGCGAATGCCCGTTTAGCGGTTCTGCTTTTCTCTTTGCGGGAGCCTGACCTGAATCTTCAGCTGCTCGACAAGTTTCTTGTACATATCGAGCATGCGGGTCTTCGCACGCTGATCTGCTTGACCAAGCAGGATTTATTAAGCGGAAACGAAGATGGTTCTGCTGCAGAGCTTACCCGGCAGACGGTTGAGCTCTACCGTAAGATCGGCTATGAGGTATTGGTGACAAGCTCTTTGAAAGGCGAAGGTACGGAAGAAGTGAAGCGGCGGCTTGCCGGTGAGATTAGTGTATTTGCCGGACAATCAGGTGTCGGCAAGTCTTCCTTGCTAAATGCGATGCTGCCAGGCCTTCAGCTTGAGACTAGCGAAATCAGCCTTCGCCTTGGACGGGGTCGTCATACGACCCGGCATGTAGAGCTGATCGAGCTGGATAACGGAGGGTTTGTAGCCGACACACCAGGGTTTAGCCAGCTGGACTTTCTGGAGCTTGGCGTAGAGGAGCTCTCGCCATGCTTCCGTGAATTTGAAGACTATGCAGCAGAGTGTAAGTTCCGAGGATGCAGCCACCAGCATGAGCCTGGCTGCCAGGTCAGGGAAGCGGTCGAACGTGGGGAGATTGCTTCCAGCCGTTATGAGCATTATTTACAATTCTACCTAGAGATGAAAGAGAAGAAACGGAGGTACTGA
- the rlmN gene encoding 23S rRNA (adenine(2503)-C(2))-methyltransferase RlmN: MKPFIYDYTLEELQQWAVENSEPAFRGGQIFDWLYVKRVSSFDEMTNLSKSLRQKLTEQFEFVTLNEITKFESKDGTVKFLFGLHDDHAIETVIMKHNYGNSICVTTQVGCRVGCTFCASTLGGLKRDLTAGEIVAQVVKAQQILDERGERVSSIVIMGTGEPFENYDATMKFLRLMIHEKGLNIGQRHITVSTSGIVPNIYKFADENTQINLAISIHAPNDALRSKLMPVNRRFPFNDVMDALRYYQAKTGRRITFEYALIGGVNDQVEHAEELADVLKDMLCHVNLIPVNHVPERKYVRTSRNDIFKFQRALADQGINVTIRREQGHDIAAACGQLRAKHMEAGAR, from the coding sequence GTGAAACCTTTTATATATGATTATACTTTAGAAGAACTGCAACAGTGGGCTGTAGAGAATAGCGAGCCGGCATTTCGCGGGGGGCAGATTTTTGATTGGCTTTATGTCAAACGAGTATCCTCTTTTGATGAGATGACGAACTTGTCCAAGTCTTTGCGGCAGAAGTTAACCGAGCAGTTCGAGTTCGTGACGCTGAATGAGATCACGAAGTTTGAATCCAAGGATGGAACGGTGAAGTTCCTCTTCGGCCTGCATGATGATCATGCGATCGAGACCGTCATCATGAAGCATAATTATGGGAACAGCATCTGTGTAACCACCCAGGTGGGCTGCCGTGTAGGCTGCACCTTCTGCGCTTCTACATTGGGCGGCTTGAAGCGTGACCTCACGGCGGGCGAGATTGTTGCCCAAGTCGTAAAGGCCCAGCAAATTCTGGATGAGCGCGGGGAGCGTGTAAGCAGTATTGTAATCATGGGAACTGGCGAACCGTTTGAGAATTACGATGCCACCATGAAGTTCTTGAGACTGATGATCCATGAGAAGGGCTTGAATATCGGTCAACGGCATATTACTGTATCAACTAGCGGGATTGTTCCAAATATTTATAAATTTGCGGATGAGAACACTCAGATTAATCTGGCGATCTCCATTCATGCTCCTAATGACGCGCTGCGTTCCAAGCTGATGCCGGTTAACCGCCGTTTTCCGTTTAATGACGTAATGGATGCGCTCCGTTACTATCAGGCGAAGACTGGACGGAGAATTACGTTTGAATACGCCTTGATCGGCGGCGTGAATGACCAGGTGGAGCATGCTGAGGAACTGGCTGATGTTCTAAAAGACATGCTGTGTCATGTGAATCTGATTCCGGTAAACCATGTCCCAGAACGCAAATATGTGCGGACATCCCGAAATGATATCTTCAAATTTCAGCGTGCTCTGGCGGATCAGGGTATTAATGTAACGATTCGCCGTGAGCAAGGACATGACATTGCGGCAGCCTGCGGACAACTGCGGGCCAAGCATATGGAGGCTGGTGCGAGGTGA
- a CDS encoding Stp1/IreP family PP2C-type Ser/Thr phosphatase, which yields MIRTVYVSDVGHVRSVNEDSSWVAPLEQGYTLGIVADGMGGHQAGDTASRLAVETIVEDLSAIPAALSLEACGKAVQDAILHANQVIYQAASQSEEYHNMGTTVVVLLLGQDKGVLGHIGDSRAYKYRDGQLFQLTEDHTLVNELVKNGQISQEEAGMHPRRNVLTRALGTDEKVAVDLNSIEFSEGDLFLLCSDGLSSYVSTDRMVQILGTAGGSLQSRAESLLQLALDAGGDDNITVVLMERQADSAGLGIKEWKS from the coding sequence TTGATTAGAACTGTGTATGTGAGTGATGTTGGACATGTTCGTTCTGTCAACGAAGATTCTTCTTGGGTAGCTCCCTTAGAGCAGGGCTACACGCTCGGGATCGTAGCGGATGGAATGGGGGGGCATCAAGCAGGAGATACGGCAAGCCGCCTGGCGGTGGAGACGATTGTTGAAGACCTCTCTGCCATCCCGGCTGCGCTCTCTCTCGAAGCCTGTGGAAAGGCCGTGCAGGATGCGATTCTTCATGCGAATCAAGTGATTTATCAGGCGGCCTCACAGAGTGAAGAGTATCACAATATGGGAACAACCGTGGTTGTTCTTCTGCTGGGACAGGACAAGGGCGTGCTTGGACATATCGGTGACAGCCGTGCCTACAAGTACAGGGATGGACAGTTGTTTCAGCTCACCGAAGACCATACGCTTGTCAATGAGCTGGTGAAGAATGGCCAGATTAGCCAAGAAGAGGCCGGAATGCATCCGCGCCGCAATGTGCTGACTCGTGCACTGGGCACAGATGAGAAGGTTGCCGTTGATTTGAACTCCATCGAGTTTAGTGAAGGTGATCTGTTCCTTCTGTGCAGTGACGGACTAAGCAGTTATGTATCTACGGACCGTATGGTTCAGATTTTAGGAACGGCGGGCGGCTCTTTGCAGAGCCGTGCCGAAAGTCTGCTGCAGCTGGCGCTTGATGCCGGAGGAGACGACAATATTACGGTCGTGCTTATGGAACGTCAAGCGGACTCTGCGGGGCTCGGCATAAAGGAGTGGAAGTCATGA
- a CDS encoding DAK2 domain-containing protein, with translation MSKRSLIGTDFTAMVLAGAEQLEQHAEHVNSLNVFPVPDGDTGTNMNLTMTAGVTELRRNGAGGVGARAGVLSKGLLMGARGNSGVILSQLFRGFSRYSASYEELSPTQFAAALQNGVDTAYKAVVKPVEGTILTVAKEAAKHAVYIARRTSNITELMGEVLSKAKEALSQTPELLPVLKQVGVVDSGGQGLVYIYQGFYDYLSGTTSYQPELKTAPAVSVGQASIPVQAAAAYATESRPAVDAPVSAQAKLETEDIEFLYDMEFFINRQLGEAKGTPFDEESFRRALSQNGDSIIVIADDEVIKVHVHSKAPGEVLNLALRYGEITQIHILNMREQHRDLLTAGMDIAPAPELFADIPAEPPRTAEPAIPPADEIAPYGFIAVASGQGISDIFTSLGVDIVLSGGQTMNPSTEDFVKAIQSISAQHVFILPNNSNIVLAAQQARELLEEERSVTVIPSKSIPQGIAAAFAFQEDESTDWNESSMLAAVAHVKTGQVTYAVRDTVFDELEIRAGHYIGIADSKIVATEEGLIATCQELLSKMIQTGEEIVTILTGEEADENDTLLLSGWLKERYPEAEVEIHTGGQPIYYYLFSVEA, from the coding sequence TTGAGTAAGCGTTCTCTAATTGGAACAGATTTCACCGCAATGGTATTGGCCGGAGCGGAACAGCTTGAACAACATGCCGAACACGTCAATTCCTTGAATGTGTTCCCGGTGCCTGATGGGGACACTGGAACAAACATGAATCTAACGATGACAGCCGGGGTAACTGAATTGCGAAGAAACGGAGCCGGCGGTGTAGGCGCTCGTGCGGGTGTATTATCCAAAGGCCTCCTTATGGGCGCACGGGGCAACTCGGGCGTTATATTATCTCAATTATTCCGCGGCTTCAGCCGCTACTCGGCTTCATACGAAGAGCTTAGTCCTACGCAATTTGCTGCTGCGTTACAGAATGGGGTGGATACAGCATATAAAGCGGTGGTTAAACCGGTAGAGGGCACGATCTTGACTGTAGCCAAAGAAGCCGCAAAGCATGCTGTCTATATAGCCCGGCGCACATCGAATATTACGGAGCTCATGGGAGAGGTGCTATCCAAAGCCAAGGAAGCTTTGTCCCAAACCCCAGAGCTGCTGCCTGTGCTCAAGCAAGTAGGTGTGGTGGACTCCGGTGGACAGGGCCTTGTCTATATTTATCAGGGCTTCTATGATTATTTATCCGGCACCACAAGTTACCAGCCGGAGCTAAAGACAGCACCTGCAGTATCTGTAGGACAAGCTTCCATACCGGTCCAGGCTGCAGCTGCTTATGCCACTGAATCCCGCCCGGCCGTGGACGCTCCTGTATCTGCACAGGCAAAGCTAGAGACGGAGGATATTGAATTCTTATATGATATGGAGTTCTTCATTAACCGTCAGCTGGGCGAAGCCAAAGGAACGCCATTTGATGAGGAGTCGTTCCGGAGAGCCCTATCCCAGAACGGGGACTCCATTATCGTGATTGCTGATGATGAAGTAATCAAAGTTCATGTACACTCCAAGGCACCGGGAGAAGTGTTGAATTTAGCGCTTCGTTACGGGGAGATTACTCAAATTCATATTTTGAACATGAGAGAGCAGCACCGGGATTTGCTCACGGCTGGAATGGATATTGCTCCTGCGCCTGAGCTGTTCGCGGATATTCCGGCAGAGCCGCCTAGAACTGCAGAGCCGGCGATCCCGCCTGCGGATGAAATTGCGCCATACGGCTTTATTGCTGTGGCCTCGGGACAGGGAATATCTGATATTTTCACCAGTCTCGGTGTGGATATCGTATTATCCGGCGGTCAGACCATGAATCCGAGTACGGAGGATTTTGTTAAAGCGATTCAGTCGATTTCTGCGCAGCATGTCTTTATTCTTCCCAATAATTCCAACATTGTTCTTGCTGCTCAGCAAGCGAGGGAACTGCTGGAAGAAGAGCGCAGCGTAACCGTTATTCCGAGCAAGAGCATCCCGCAAGGCATTGCAGCCGCCTTCGCCTTCCAGGAGGATGAAAGCACGGATTGGAATGAGAGCAGTATGCTGGCTGCGGTAGCCCATGTGAAGACAGGGCAGGTTACTTATGCGGTACGCGATACCGTTTTTGATGAGCTTGAGATCCGGGCCGGGCATTACATCGGTATTGCTGATTCCAAGATCGTAGCCACAGAGGAAGGCTTGATTGCAACTTGTCAGGAGCTGCTCTCCAAAATGATCCAGACCGGGGAGGAGATTGTTACGATCCTGACCGGTGAAGAGGCCGATGAGAACGATACACTGCTGTTATCGGGCTGGCTCAAGGAACGCTATCCTGAAGCAGAAGTAGAAATTCATACGGGCGGCCAGCCGATTTATTACTATCTGTTCTCGGTAGAAGCCTAA
- the recG gene encoding ATP-dependent DNA helicase RecG, translated as MELTKISVRQISGVSALKEGELHAFGVFTVNDLLEYYPFRYEDYRLRSLSEVKDGDKVTVQAKVFGIPVLQRYGKKSRLTCKMMADEWMFNATWFNRHFLKDQLTPGREITLTGKWDLKRQQMTVSESEFPDKGTVRSGTLQPVYSVGGKITQAWMRKTMNQALAQFGGMISEVLPPELVQKYKLMPRSRAIQRIHQPLDSEEGQQARRRMVYEELFLFQLKLQAYRAMNQERMDGVRHEVDNATVREFVRSLPFELTDAQKKVELEILKDMRSPYCMNRLLQGDVGSGKTVIAAIALYAAVKSGYQGAFMVPTEILAEQHVRSLTKLFEPFGITVGLLTGSVNGRKRKDLLASLQMGMIDIVVGTHALIQEDVFFRALSLVVTDEQHRFGVNQRSILRRKGFNPDVLTMTATPIPRTLAITAFGDMDVSTISERPKGRKPISTYWVKTDMMDRVLGFISREIGEGRQAYLICPLIEESDKLDVQNAIDLYVAMQQAFPHFKVGLLHGRMSAAEKDEVMRAFYANEVQLLVSTTVVEVGVDVPNATLMVIMDADRFGLSQLHQLRGRVGRGEHASYCVLMADPKSEVGQERMKVMTETDDGFEVARRDLELRGPGDFFGTKQSGVPEFRIADMVGDYAVLEAARDDAAALVAGEAFWTSPVYAPLRQYLQAEQILQGELID; from the coding sequence ATGGAATTAACTAAAATTTCCGTACGGCAGATCAGCGGCGTGAGTGCTCTCAAAGAGGGAGAGCTTCACGCCTTTGGCGTCTTTACGGTGAATGATCTACTAGAATACTATCCATTTCGTTATGAGGACTATCGGCTTCGCAGTTTGAGCGAAGTGAAGGATGGAGATAAAGTAACCGTGCAGGCCAAAGTGTTTGGCATCCCTGTACTGCAGCGCTACGGTAAGAAGTCTAGGCTGACCTGCAAGATGATGGCGGATGAGTGGATGTTTAATGCCACCTGGTTCAACCGCCATTTTCTAAAGGACCAGCTTACACCTGGGCGAGAAATTACTTTAACAGGGAAATGGGACTTAAAACGTCAGCAAATGACGGTATCCGAATCAGAGTTCCCTGATAAGGGAACAGTTCGCAGCGGAACGCTCCAACCGGTCTATTCGGTAGGGGGGAAGATTACCCAGGCATGGATGCGCAAGACGATGAATCAGGCTTTGGCCCAGTTCGGAGGGATGATTTCTGAAGTTTTGCCTCCTGAGCTTGTACAGAAATACAAGCTTATGCCTCGCAGCCGGGCTATTCAGCGGATTCATCAGCCGCTGGACAGTGAGGAGGGGCAGCAGGCACGTCGCCGTATGGTTTATGAAGAGCTTTTCTTATTTCAGCTGAAGCTCCAGGCCTACCGGGCCATGAATCAAGAACGGATGGATGGGGTTAGGCATGAGGTGGATAATGCTACGGTGCGAGAATTCGTCCGCAGCCTGCCCTTTGAGCTGACCGATGCGCAGAAGAAGGTAGAGCTGGAAATTCTGAAGGATATGCGCTCCCCGTACTGTATGAATCGGCTGCTGCAGGGAGATGTAGGTTCAGGAAAGACCGTTATTGCAGCTATAGCCTTATATGCGGCCGTGAAGTCGGGTTATCAGGGGGCCTTTATGGTTCCCACGGAAATCTTGGCCGAGCAGCATGTCCGCTCACTGACAAAGCTGTTTGAACCGTTCGGTATCACAGTAGGTCTGCTTACAGGCAGTGTGAACGGCCGCAAGCGCAAGGATTTACTGGCTTCGCTTCAAATGGGGATGATCGACATCGTGGTTGGCACTCATGCTCTAATTCAGGAGGATGTCTTCTTCCGGGCTTTGAGCCTGGTGGTTACGGATGAACAGCATCGCTTTGGCGTGAATCAGCGCAGCATTTTGCGGCGCAAAGGCTTTAACCCTGACGTGCTTACGATGACGGCGACTCCGATTCCCCGCACCTTGGCGATTACCGCGTTCGGGGATATGGATGTCTCGACGATTTCAGAGCGGCCTAAAGGCCGCAAACCGATATCCACCTATTGGGTTAAGACGGATATGATGGACCGAGTGCTAGGATTTATTTCCCGTGAAATTGGGGAAGGGCGGCAGGCCTATCTCATTTGCCCGCTGATCGAGGAATCGGACAAGCTTGATGTGCAGAATGCCATTGATCTTTATGTGGCGATGCAGCAGGCGTTCCCTCATTTTAAGGTCGGGCTGCTGCATGGACGGATGAGCGCCGCGGAGAAGGATGAAGTTATGCGCGCCTTCTATGCGAATGAGGTTCAGCTTCTGGTCTCGACTACGGTGGTTGAGGTCGGGGTCGATGTGCCGAATGCGACCCTGATGGTCATTATGGATGCCGACCGTTTTGGGTTGTCGCAGCTGCATCAGCTGCGAGGCCGGGTCGGCCGGGGGGAGCACGCTTCCTACTGCGTGCTCATGGCGGATCCGAAGTCGGAGGTCGGTCAGGAACGGATGAAGGTCATGACCGAAACGGACGACGGCTTCGAGGTTGCAAGGCGGGACCTTGAGCTGCGCGGTCCCGGTGATTTCTTCGGCACGAAGCAGAGCGGCGTGCCGGAATTTAGAATCGCGGACATGGTCGGCGATTATGCCGTGCTTGAGGCGGCGCGGGACGATGCCGCCGCACTGGTGGCCGGCGAGGCATTCTGGACCTCGCCGGTGTATGCTCCGCTGCGGCAATATTTGCAGGCGGAGCAGATTTTGCAAGGAGAGCTCATCGATTAG
- the rpmB gene encoding 50S ribosomal protein L28 encodes MSRRCYVTGKKPSSGNHVSHANNRNRRSWGVNVQKVRILVNGKPKRVYVSTRALKSGKVTRV; translated from the coding sequence ATGTCCCGCAGATGTTATGTTACAGGCAAGAAGCCAAGCAGCGGTAACCACGTGTCTCACGCTAACAACCGCAATCGGCGCTCTTGGGGCGTAAACGTGCAGAAAGTACGGATCTTGGTCAACGGCAAGCCGAAGCGCGTATACGTAAGTACCCGTGCGCTGAAGTCCGGCAAAGTGACTCGCGTTTAA
- the pknB gene encoding Stk1 family PASTA domain-containing Ser/Thr kinase, with amino-acid sequence MIGHELGGRYQIIERIGGGGMALVYRAQDLLLNRNVAIKVLRQQFVHDEEFIRRFRREAQSAASLSHPNVVSIYDVGQEEDTHYIVMEYVEGQNLNEIIKERAPLQVDEAIRIASQICDALDHAHHNQIIHRDIKPHNILIGRNGRVKVTDFGIARAVTSTTITQTGSVVGSVHYFSPEHAKGVAAGEKSDLYSLGIVLYQMLTGHLPFLGESPISVALKHLQEEFEEPRRLNPMIPQSVENIILKSMRKNPNERYQSAKEMQLDLETCLLPERRTETKIAFDDMDEDSTRIIPAIKPQSKSSGVRRTREEEAPVPEPDSSSKGKKNRKKPAMWAGIVLVVIAILLGLTWYFNKMFIVPTVTVPKVIGLTEDQARAKLAEVKLEVGSEIKREYKEDVAPGTVYEQSKPEGSEVKEGSTIEISVASEKPTVKMPPLTGITYEEARQKLLDLGVKAEAINRVDEFSDQTEGNVTAQNPAADADIDADTVSIQLTVSKGKATVAMDDLSGKTVKEAKAAIEKLGLKLANDGIEEQSSYSVEKGKVMDQWPYKPGDSAEPGTEVKITVSSGYPADAITYSYGIPVAPAESGKNSKIRIVYSDATGDNKDWGTKSINTLQTLSVDLVLDPKKDGYVSIFRDGQQIGSLPVSYIDAKQGTVPVPELPGTAQQEQDEKYTEPDNPDVDNPDDVTGMVERQNNELASGNGNATAEKARSNNKGKGHDKKKDN; translated from the coding sequence ATGATCGGTCACGAATTGGGCGGTCGTTATCAAATTATTGAACGTATTGGCGGAGGTGGAATGGCGCTCGTGTATCGAGCGCAGGATTTGCTCCTCAACCGAAATGTAGCCATTAAGGTGCTGCGCCAACAATTTGTACACGACGAAGAATTTATCCGGCGTTTCCGCCGGGAAGCCCAGTCAGCGGCTTCTTTGTCCCACCCGAATGTTGTAAGTATTTACGATGTAGGGCAGGAAGAAGATACACATTATATTGTTATGGAATATGTGGAAGGCCAGAATCTTAATGAAATTATAAAGGAGAGAGCGCCGCTGCAAGTCGATGAGGCGATTCGCATTGCTTCTCAGATCTGCGACGCGCTTGACCATGCACATCATAATCAAATTATCCATCGCGATATTAAACCGCATAATATTCTGATCGGCCGTAACGGCCGTGTGAAGGTGACTGATTTCGGAATTGCCCGGGCTGTTACTTCCACAACGATCACGCAGACAGGCTCTGTGGTAGGTTCGGTTCATTACTTCTCTCCCGAGCATGCCAAGGGCGTGGCCGCCGGGGAGAAATCGGACTTATACTCTCTCGGGATCGTTCTCTATCAGATGCTTACAGGACATCTTCCTTTCTTAGGAGAAAGTCCGATTAGTGTAGCGCTGAAGCATTTGCAGGAGGAGTTTGAGGAGCCAAGGCGACTCAATCCGATGATTCCGCAGAGCGTAGAGAACATCATTCTGAAGTCGATGCGCAAGAATCCAAATGAACGTTATCAATCTGCCAAGGAAATGCAGCTGGATCTGGAGACTTGTCTGCTTCCGGAGCGCAGAACGGAGACCAAGATCGCTTTCGACGACATGGATGAGGATAGCACGCGAATTATTCCGGCGATCAAGCCGCAGTCTAAGTCATCCGGTGTTAGACGGACCCGGGAGGAAGAAGCGCCCGTTCCTGAGCCGGATTCTTCGTCCAAGGGCAAGAAGAATCGGAAAAAGCCTGCGATGTGGGCGGGGATTGTTCTCGTTGTTATTGCTATTTTGCTGGGGCTCACCTGGTATTTTAATAAAATGTTTATTGTTCCAACAGTAACGGTGCCTAAAGTAATAGGACTGACCGAAGATCAAGCTCGGGCCAAACTGGCTGAAGTCAAGCTTGAGGTTGGTTCGGAGATCAAACGAGAGTACAAGGAAGACGTTGCTCCGGGAACGGTCTATGAGCAGAGCAAGCCGGAAGGCTCAGAGGTCAAGGAAGGCTCAACGATTGAAATTTCCGTGGCGAGCGAGAAGCCGACGGTTAAAATGCCGCCATTGACCGGTATCACTTATGAGGAGGCCCGGCAGAAGCTGTTGGACCTTGGAGTGAAGGCCGAAGCGATTAACCGAGTGGATGAGTTCAGCGATCAGACGGAAGGGAATGTAACTGCACAGAATCCGGCGGCTGATGCGGATATTGATGCGGATACAGTCAGCATCCAGCTTACTGTCAGCAAGGGGAAAGCTACGGTAGCGATGGATGACCTCTCAGGGAAGACGGTGAAGGAGGCCAAGGCTGCCATCGAGAAGCTGGGGCTAAAGCTCGCGAATGACGGCATTGAAGAGCAGTCCAGTTATTCAGTGGAGAAGGGCAAGGTCATGGACCAGTGGCCGTATAAGCCCGGTGATTCCGCCGAGCCTGGTACGGAAGTGAAGATTACCGTCAGCAGCGGTTATCCCGCCGATGCGATTACGTATTCCTATGGCATCCCAGTAGCACCGGCTGAGTCCGGCAAGAACAGCAAGATTCGGATTGTCTATTCTGATGCTACGGGCGACAATAAGGATTGGGGAACCAAGTCGATTAATACCCTGCAGACATTGTCTGTAGATTTGGTACTGGATCCGAAGAAAGACGGATACGTGTCCATCTTCCGGGATGGTCAGCAGATCGGCTCTCTCCCTGTAAGCTATATTGATGCCAAGCAGGGAACTGTTCCTGTGCCGGAGCTCCCGGGAACCGCTCAACAAGAACAGGACGAGAAATACACCGAGCCGGATAATCCAGATGTAGATAACCCGGATGATGTAACCGGCATGGTGGAGCGTCAGAATAACGAGCTGGCTTCCGGCAATGGAAATGCAACGGCAGAGAAGGCGCGTTCCAACAATAAGGGAAAAGGGCACGACAAGAAAAAGGATAACTAG
- the spoVM gene encoding stage V sporulation protein SpoVM, whose amino-acid sequence MKFYTFKLPKFLGGFVKAVLNTFHKN is encoded by the coding sequence ATGAAATTTTACACATTTAAGCTGCCGAAGTTCTTAGGAGGTTTTGTGAAGGCTGTTCTCAATACATTTCATAAAAATTAA
- a CDS encoding DegV family protein — protein sequence MAQPIIVTDSTADIPRETVEKHKIKVIPMRVMFGEKSYLEGVDMTAEQFYERLLQTRELPTTSQTSPSEYTEVYRELLQLYPESPIISIHISTGMSGTFQSALLGKEMLEEELGRSLDITVIDSRCASYGFGLQVVAAARLAEAGASVEEIAAEVERLRKARHLYFLVDTMEYLQKGGRVGRAAALLGTLLNIKPILSVDEEGVIYAADKARGRRKAVARIIELFQNDFGDHKDINVAVCDGVNPELAGEFIEELSKHFTLHEVVRSDIGAVVGTHVGPGIVAVFVWPA from the coding sequence TTGGCACAACCGATCATTGTCACAGACAGCACAGCGGACATCCCAAGAGAGACGGTAGAGAAGCATAAGATTAAAGTTATCCCGATGCGGGTGATGTTTGGAGAGAAGTCCTATCTAGAAGGTGTAGATATGACGGCAGAGCAGTTCTATGAGCGGCTTCTGCAGACACGCGAGCTCCCTACAACATCGCAGACCTCCCCTTCGGAATATACGGAGGTCTATCGTGAGCTGCTTCAGCTCTATCCAGAGTCCCCTATTATTTCAATTCATATTTCAACCGGTATGAGCGGAACGTTCCAGTCCGCCCTGCTAGGCAAAGAAATGCTGGAAGAGGAGCTGGGGCGCTCCTTGGATATTACAGTTATTGATTCGCGGTGCGCTTCCTATGGGTTTGGCCTTCAGGTTGTTGCGGCGGCCCGCCTCGCTGAAGCAGGGGCTTCAGTGGAGGAAATTGCGGCCGAGGTAGAGCGGCTTCGCAAAGCGCGTCATCTCTATTTCTTAGTAGATACGATGGAATATCTGCAAAAAGGAGGACGCGTAGGGAGAGCAGCGGCACTGCTGGGCACCTTGCTTAATATCAAGCCCATTCTTTCCGTAGATGAAGAAGGTGTAATCTATGCAGCAGATAAAGCCCGTGGGCGTAGGAAGGCGGTTGCCCGAATTATCGAGCTGTTCCAGAATGATTTTGGGGATCACAAAGATATTAACGTGGCCGTGTGCGACGGCGTCAATCCGGAGCTGGCCGGAGAGTTCATAGAGGAACTATCCAAGCATTTCACACTGCACGAGGTTGTGCGTTCAGATATTGGGGCAGTTGTAGGTACCCATGTGGGGCCCGGCATCGTTGCCGTGTTTGTGTGGCCTGCTTAA